In Myxococcus stipitatus, the DNA window GGCTCTTGGGCCCTGGCTTCACCGCGGTCCATGGCGTCCACCTGACGGAGGAGGAGGTGGGGATGCTGGGGCGTGCGCGAGCGACGGTGTGCGCGTGTCCCTCCACGGAGCGCAACCTGGGGGACGGCATCGTCCCGGCGGACGCGTTGGTGAAGGCGGGGGCGCGCATCAGCCTGGGGTCGGACAGCCAGGCCACGGTGGACCTGCTGGACGAGGCGCGGCAGCTGGAAGGCCACCTGCGGCTGGCGCGGCTGCGTCGCGCGGTGCTGGACCCGGGCGGTGGGGCGGTGGATGGGCTCGCGGCGCGGCTGCTGGGCATGGCCACGGTGGAGGGGGCGCGAAGCCTGGGGCTGGCCACGGGGACGCTGGACGCGGGAGCCCCCGCGGACTTCTTCACGGTGGACCTGGCGCATCCGTCGCTGGTGGGCGCGAGCGCCGAGTCCCTGCTGGCGTCCATCGTCCTGGGCGGGGACAAGGCGGCGGTGCGCGAGGTGGCGGTGGCCGGGCGCCTCATCGTGAAGGACGGACATCATCCGCTGGCGGAGCAGAGCGGGCGCACGTTCCATTCGCTCGCCCGGTCGCTGTATTCCTGACGCCAGCGGGGCCCCAGGGGACTGGCGCCGGCTGGCCGGCGGTGGCATGACGCGGGCACCGGAGGTCGTCCCCATGAGCGACACGTTGCCCGCGCTGAGAAACACCCTGACGGAGCTGGTGGCGATGGACACCACGTCCTCGCGACCGAACGCTCCGCTCATCGACTACGCGCAGGCCCGGCTGGAGGCCGCGGGCTTCAGCGCGGAGCGCCAGCGCTACGTCGACGATGCCGGGGTGGAGAAGTTCAACCTGGTGGCGGTGAAGGGCGGCACGGGGCGCGCGGCGCTCGCGCTGGTGGGGCACTCGGACTGCGTCCCCTACGACGCGGCGTGGACGGAGGCGCTGCGGCTGACGGAGCGCGACGGGAAGCTCTACGCGCGCGGCGCCTGTGACACGAAGGGCTTCATCGCCTGCGCGCTGCACGCGGCGGAGCGGGCGTCCGGGCTCCAGGCGCCGTTGATGGTGGTCCTCACCGCCGACGAGGAGGTGGGCCTGGTGGGCGCCAAGAAGCTGGTGGAGGCGGGGCTGGGCCGGGCGCGGCACGCCATCGTCGGGGAGCCCACGAAGCTGACGCCGGTGCGCGCGAACAAGGGGTACTGCCTGGCGGAGGTGGAGGTATTGGGCAAGGAAGGGCACAGCGCGTATCCGGAGACGGGGGCGTCCGCCATCTTCCGCGCGGGTCGCTTCCTGCACCGGTTGGAGCAGCTGGCGACGACGGTGCTGCGCGAGGAGCGCGACGAGGGCTTCCAGCCGCCCTTCACCACGGTGAACGTGGGCGTCATCCAGGGCGGCAAGGCGAAGAACATCCTGCCAGGCGCCTGCCGCTTCATGGTGGAGTGGCGCCCCATCCCCGGACAGCCGACGGCGCGCGTGGTGGAGCTCCTGGAGACCATCCGCCAGGAGCTGGTGCGCGACGAGCCCGCGTACGAGGCGCACATCCGCGTGCTGCGCACCGACCGGGGCGTGAACACCCGCGCGGACGCGGAGGTCGTGCGCTTCCTCGCGGACGCCAGCGGCAACGCGCCCACGACGGTGCCCTTCGGGACGGAGGCCCCCCAGCTCACCGAGCTGGGCGCGGAGGCCGTGGTGTTCGGCCCCGGCGACATCCGCGTGGCGCACCAGACGGGCGAGTATGTCCCCGTCGAGGACCTGGTGCGCTGCGAGGCCGTGCTGGCCCGCGCGGTCGCCCACTTCTGCGGGGCGCGCTGAGCCCCGACGACCGCGCGCCTTCCACCAGACCCTGCGGACGCCGTGCCCGCCCGTTATCGAGAGGGCGCTCGGGGCCCTGGAGTCCCTCGTCCTTCCGGTGTGACATGACGCCTGTTCCAGCAGCGCCTCGTACGGTCCTGTTCTTGTTGGCCAGCTCCCGGGAGGGAGGTAACGCGGAGCTGCTCGCCCGGCGAGCCGCGGAGTCGTTGCCTCCGGGGACGGTGACGACGTGGTTGCGGCTGGACGGGTATCGCGACCCGCCCTTCAGGGACCTGCGTCACGCGCCCGGGGGCTATCCGCCGCTGCCGCCGGAGCTGCGAGCGCTCGCGGACGTCACGCTGGCCGCCGACGAAATCGTCATGGTCGCGCCGGTGTACTGGTACAGCCTGCCGTCCAACGCGCAGGGCTACCTGGAGCACTGGTCCTGGTGGCTGCGCGTGCCGGAGCTGCGCTTCCGCGAGCGGATGCGGGGCAAGGTGCTGTCGCTCATCACCGCGCACTCGACGGACGAGGACGACTCCGTCGCGGAGCCGCTGTTGCTCAGCCTGCACCTCAGCGCCGGCTACATGGCCATGCGCTGGCGCGGCGCGCTCATGGGACATGGCAGCGCTCCCGGGCAGGTGCTCGGTGACGCACGCGCGCTGGAGGCCGCGCGGGGGTTCCTGGCGCGCCCGGTGGAGGATTCGGAGGCCCAGGTCGCCTGACGCGAGGGCGGGATGCCCTGGGCGTGTCTCGAGGGTGTTTGAGTTGAATGCGGGGTAGACCGTGTTTCCGTGACCATGGGCATGTGGTTCGCGTGACGCGACGGATTCCCTCCGTGGCGAGAGGTGACAGGCCCGGTGGTTTCGGTCATGGTGCGCGCCCGTTTCCGGGGGGCGCCCGTGAGCAATGACTGGCTCGCGCGGACCGTCAGCTCGTCCGACCCATCTCGTCCCTCCGGTGCGAATTTCAAAGCAGCTTCCCGGAGGGGGATGCACATGCAGGGCCGATGGTGGTTGTCGTGGATGTTGTCCGTGGTCGCGGTGAGCGCGTGGGCCCAGGTGCCCGCCGCCGAGCCTCCCGCGCAGGCGGAGGTCGTGGAGGAGGCCGACGAGCCCCCGTTCGTGGTGAACGGGCGCAGCGGCACGGTGGAGCTGGGTGATGGCCTGGCGCGGATGGAGGTGCCGGACAACTTCCTCTACCTCGCCCCCGAGGAGGCGGCGAGGGTGCTGGAGGAGGCGTGGGGCAACCCTCCTGGCGCCCCGACGCTGGGGATGCTGGTGCCGGCGAACGTCGATGTCACCGCGCCCGAGGGGTGGGGCGTCATCATCAACTACGCGGACGACGGCCACGTCGAGGATGAGGACGCCTCGAGCATCGACTACGCGGACCTGCTGAAGGAGATGCAGGAGTCCACCCGGGAGGAGAGCGCCGAGCGCAAGCAGGCTGGCTATGGCGGCATCGAGCTGGTGGGCTGGGCCGCCACGCCGCACTACGACCCGGGCACCCGCAAGCTGTACTGGGCCAAGGAGCTGGGCTCCACCGAGGAGGGCGCCTCCGAGCACTCGCTGAACTACAACGTCCGCATCCTGGGCAAGGAGGGCGTGCTGGTGCTCAACGCCGTCTCCGACATGAGCCAGCTGCCCCACGTCGAGAAGGACATGCAGCAGGTGCTGGGCTTCACCTCGTTCAAGCCTGGCCACCGCTACGAGGACTTCGACCCCAGCACCGGTCGCGTGGCCGCCTACGGCGTCGCGGGCCTCGTCGCGGGCAAGGTGGCCGCCAAGGCCGGGCTCTTCAAGGGGCTCCTCGCCGCGCTGCTGGCCGCCAAGAAGCTGGTCATCGCCGGCGTCGCGGCCCTCTTCGTCGGACTGAGCAAGCTGTTCAAGCGCCGTGGCAACGAGGACGGCACGCCGTAGGCGTCCCCTCGACTCCGTTCGCGCGCGCGAGAGGCTCGGGACTCGAGGGTCCCGGGCCTCTTCGCGTTCCAGGGCGCCGCTACGTCCGGGGCAGCGAGCAGGTGTCCAGGTCCCGCAGCACCTTGCGCGCCTCGGCGACCAGGTCCTGGTCCTGGAGCGCCTGCGCGGGGCGGGCGATGAGCTTCATGTCCGGCGTGAGGCGGTAGTAGCCCTTCGAGCGCTGCACCAGCCCCGCGACCTTGGCGCCATCCAGCAGCGCGTCCGCCCCCAGCGTCACCATCACGCGGGCGTGGCTCACCTCGAGGGCGCGCAGGCGCAGGTCGCGCATGTCGATCTTCAGCAGCGTCAGCTCGGACAGGTGGTCCACCTCGTCGGGCGCCTCGCCGTAGCGGTCGACCAGCTCCGCGCGCAGGTCCGTCACCTCCTCCGGCGTGCCGGCCTGGCTGAAGCGCTTGTAGAAGACGAGCCGCTGGTGGACGTCCGGCACGTAGTCGTCGGGGATGAGCGCCGGCACGGGGAGGGTGACGTCCGGCTCCAGCTGCACCTTGGGCGGCAGGCCCTGCAGCTCCGCCACGGCCTCCTCCATCAGCTGCGCGTACAGGTCGAAGCCAATCTCCGCGATGGCGCCGGACTGCTTCTCGCCCAGCAGGTTGCCCGCGCCGCGAATCTCCAGGTCATGGCTGGCGATGGAGAAGCCCGCGCCCAGCTCCGTGAAGTTCTGGAGCACCTCCAGCCGCCGCTGCGCGTCCTTCGTCACCGCCCGGCGCGTGGGCACCAGCAGGTACGCGTACGCGCGCTCCTTGGAGCGGCCCACGCGACCTCTCAGCTGGTACAGCTGCGCCAGGCCGAACTGGTCCGCGCGGTTGACGATCATCGTGTTGGCGCTGGAGATGTCGATGCCGCTCTCGATGATGGCGGTGCACAGGAGCACCTGGTGCTTGCGCTCGGTGAACTCCAGCATCACCTTCTCGAGCTGCCCCTCGCCCATCTGCCCGTGCGCCACGCCGATGGACAGCTTGGGCACCAGCTGCCGCAGCTCCTGCTCCATGGTGGCCAGGGACTCCACGCGGTTGTGGACGAAGAAGACCTGCCCGCCGCGCGCCACCTCGCGCTCGATGGCCTCCTTGATGACCTGGTTGTCGTACTTCATCACGAAGGTGCGGATGGCCCGGCGGTCCTGGGGCGGCGTGGCGATGATGCTCATGTCCCGCACGCCCGACATGCTCATGTGCAGCGTGCGCGGGATGGGGGTCGCCGTCAGCGTCAGGACGTCGATCTGCGAGCGCCACTTCTTCAGCGACTCCTTCTGCTTCACGCCGAAGCGCTGCTCCTCGTCGACGATCATCAACCCCAGGTCCTTGAAGGTCACGTCGCCGGCCAGCAGCTTGTGCGTGCCGATGAGGATGTCGACCCGGCCCTCCTTGGCGCGCTTGAGGATTTCACGCACCTCCGGCGCCTTCTTCAGGCCGGAGATGACCTCCACGGTGACGGGGTAGTCCTTGAAGCGCTTCTTGAAGGACAGGAAGTGCTGCTGCGCCAGCACCGTGGTGGGCACCAGCACCGCCACCTGCTTGCGGTCCAGCGCCGCCTTGAAGGCCGCGCGCATGGCGACCTCCGTCTTGCCGTAGCCCACGTCGCCGCAGACGAGCCGGTCCATGGGCTCCGGCTTCTGCATGTCCGCCAGCACGTCCTCGATGGCCTTGGCCTGGTCCGGCGTCTCCTCGAACTCGAAGTCCGCCTCGAACTGGGCGAAGTACCGGTCCGGCGCGCTGAAGGCGTGGCCCGGGTGCGCCTTGCGCGCGGCGGCGATTTGAAGCAGCTCCGCCGCCATCTTCAGCAGCTGCTCCTTGACGCGCTTCTTCGTCTTCTCCCAGCTGGTGCCGCCCAGCTTGTCGAGCTGGACCTTGTCCGGGTCCCCGCCCGTGAACTTCTGGATGAGCCGCATGCGGCCCACCGGCAGATAGATTTTGTCCCGGCCCGCGTACTCCAGCACGAGGAAGTCCCCCGGGACGTGGTTGACCTCCATCTTCGTCAGGCCCGCGTACCGGCCGATGCCGAAGTCCGTGTGGACGATGAGGTCGCCTTCCTTCAGGTCCCCGAAGCCGGCGGCGAACGCGTCCAGCTTCTTGTGTCGCCGGACGCGCCGGCGCGCGCGCGCGCCGAAGATCTCCTCGTCCGACAGCAGGGCCAGTCCGCCCGCGCCGTCCACGAAGCCCTGGCTCACCTCGCCGGTGAACAGGTGCGCCCACACCGCCGGGTCGTACAGCGCCAGCGCGTCCGTGAGCGGCTCCGTGTGGACCTTCACCATGACGTTGCGGTCGAGGAGCAGCCGCTTGAGCCGGTCCGCCTGGCTCAGCGTGCCGCAGGCCACCGCGCACGCCACGCGCGTGTCCCGCCAACGCTGGAGCCGCTCCACCAACGGGGTGAGCGCGCCCTCCTCGCCGTGGTGCGCGAGGATGGCCTCGCGCAAATCCTGGGTGCCGCCGAACGAGAACGCGACGGGCACCTGCTCGGACTGCGTCAGCGACAGGCCGCCGCCCTCCACCACGCGGAAGGCGCCCAGCCGCTCGGCCACCGCGTCGCGGGTGAGGAAGTGCTCGACGGGCGGGAGCACCAGGTCCTTGCGCTCCTCAGCCGCGGCGAACGAGCGCTCCAGTTCACCCCACAGCTCGTCCGCCGCGCGCTCCAGCGCGAGCGGGTCGTCCAGATAGAAGACGGGCGCCTCCGGGCCCCACGCGCCCAGGAAGTCGAACAGCGTGGCGAGCCCCCCCTCGAAGAGGCCGGGCAACAGCCCCTCCAGGCCGAAGCCGGGAAGTCCCTCGCGCAGCGCCTCGAGCCGCTCGCGCAGCTGGATGGTGGGCAGGTTGATGCGGTCGGCCACCTCGCGGGCGGCGGCCTCCGCGCGGGGACGGGTGTCCTCGGTGAGCAGCAGCTCGCGCGCGGGCACCAGGTCCACTTCCTTCAGCGCGTCCACCGTGCGCTGCGACGCCGGGTCGAACACGCGGATGGAGTCGATGGTGTCGCCGAAGAACTCCAGCCGCACCGGCTTGTCGTAGAGCGGGCTGAAGACATCCAGCAGTCCGCCGCGCACGGAGAACGTCCCCACGTCCTCCACCAGCGGACTGTTCTGGTAGCCCATCCGCGAAAGCTTGCGCGCCAGCGAGTCCCGGTCGTAATCCTGGCCCACGGTGACGCGGTCCGTGAGGCTCGCGATGACGCCCGGGCCGAGCACGCGGCGATACAACGCGCGTTGTGACAACACCAGCGCGGGGAAGCGCGTGCCGCGCGCCAGGTGGTGGAGCGCGCCCAGCCGCTCGGTGACGGCCGCCGCGTCCGGGGAGAGCTCGTCGTACGGCAGCACCTCGTCCGCGGGCAGGCGCAGCACGCCGGGGGTGAGCAGGGTGCCGGAGCCGCCCAGGAAGAAGGCCAGGTCCGCGGCCAGCGCGTCGGCCGCCTCCTCGTCCACCGCGACGCAGACCAGGGGGGCCCGTGTCTCACGATGCAACCGGGAGAGGACATGGGCGCGGGCCGCGCCCTTCAGGCCCTGGGTGCGCGCGCGGCGCCCGGGGGTCAGCTCGCGCAGCAGCCGCGTGAAGGCGTCGTCCGCCGCCAGAGGCCCGCCACCACGCCGCGCCGCCTCGCCATCCAGCCTCTGAGTCAATGGAGTGTCCATGAGTGGACCCTGGGGTCCCCGGGGTAATTAGGGGGCGGCCCCTGACGGGTCAACGACAGAGCGCGTCACCTGTCGTGTGCCGGAGCCGACGCGGCACCGTCTGGTGTGTCGGCCACGTATCAGCCGTACCAGGGGTGGGTTGGCCGTGCGCCCTGGGCAGGGCCTAGTGTGTATCAGGGCATCACTGGGGGGTGCCACGCCTGCCATGCAATCCGGCCGCTGGAGCAACAGGGGTGTGAGTGGTGGCGCCGCGCCCCCGTCCGAGGCCGTGGTGGTCCTGAGGAGCGTGCGCTCGTCGGGGCAGGGAATCCTGGACTTCGAGTGTGTCACCGCCAATGCCCACGCGGAGCGTTGGCTGGGGCGCGAGGAGCGTCCCCTGGTGCGACAGCGGCTGCTGGAGGAGGCGCCCTGGGTGGGAGAGTGCGGCCTGTTCGCCGCGTGTGTCCGGGTGGCGGTGCGCCGCGAGCCGGAGGTGGTGCGCGTGGCGCGCGAGTCCTCCGTGGGGCCGGTGTGGATGCTGGCGCGTGTATCCCCCTGGGAAGACGGGGTCGTCGTCTTCCTGGAGGACCTGACGGAGCGGATGGCCTCGGAGGAGGCCTTGCGTCGGGACCACGACCTCCTACACGCCGTCATCGAGAGCGCCACCGACGCCATCTACGTGAAGGACCTGGACCTGCGGTACGTGCTCATCAACGCGGCCACCGCGCGGGCCTTCAACCGCGCGCCCCACGACATCCTGGGGCGCACGGACCTGGAGCTGCTGGGGGCGGACATCGCCGGGCCCACCATGGCGCACGACCGGGAGGTGATGGAGGTGGGCGCCACCGCCACCTACGAGGATTCGGAGGGCGGGCCGGGCAGCGACCTCATCTGGCAGACGACCAAGGGCGTGCTGCGCCGGGGCGACGGCACCGTCTACGGCCTGTTCGGCATCAGCCGCGACGTCACCGCGCGGCGCCGCCAGGAGCAGGAGCGCAACGAGGAGGCCCTCTTCCAGGAGCGCTTCATCGGCGTGCTGGGCCACGACCTGGGCAACCCCCTGGCGGCGGTGCGGCTGTCCGCGGCGGCCCTGCTGGCGCAGCGCACGCTGACGCCCGAGCAGCGGCGCATGGCCCAGCGCATCGACGGGAGCGCCGAGCGCATGTCGCGGCTGGTGAAGCAGCTTTTGGACTTCACCCGCGCGCGCATGGCGGGCGGCATCCCCCTGCACCCGCGCGAGGTGTGCATGGCCACGGTGTGCCGCCGCATCATCTCCGAGCTGGAGCCGGCCTACCCGGAGCACCAGGTCCACCTGGAGGTGGTGGGCGAGTCGAACGGCGTGTGGGACGAGGAGCGGCTGGGGCAGGTGCTGTCCAACCTGGTGGGCAACGCGCTCCAGCACAGCCCCAAGGGCTCCATGGTGCGGGTGCGGGTGGCGGCCAGCGACACCCTCTTCCAGCGCGTGGAGGTCCACAACGTGGGGACGCCCATCCCGGACTCGCTGCGCCCGCGCCTGTTCGCGGCCTTCCACAAGGCGGAGCGGGACCCGAGCGCGCCCAAGGTCCAGCGACAGGGGCTGGGGCTGGGGCTCTACATCGTCTCGCAAATCGTCACCGCGCACGGCGGCTGGGTGGACGTGGCCTCGTCCGCGGAGGCGGGGACGTGCTTCGCGGTGACGCTGCCGCGCGTGGCCCAGGCCGTGTCGCAGGAGTCACCGCAGGCGCGGCGGGCCTGACGCGGTCCGCCACCGCCGAGCCGTGTCGCGGCGCCCGGGTCCGCCCACCTCAGGGCCGCCAGGTCCATCAGACGCGCGGGAGGCGACCGCGGTACTCCTCCTCGTCCTCCTCGTCGTCCTTGTCGTCGCCCTTGTCATCCCCGTCCCCGTCGCCGCCCTTGCCGTCCCCCAGCCTCAGGGACAGGGCCTCCGGCCGGGACAGGCCGTGCTCCGCGCGTGGGGACGACGACGCGTCGCCCGCTTTCACGGCGGTGAAGAGGCTGGCCATGGACAGGCAGAGGACGAGGGCGGCGGCGAGGGTCTTCATGGGCGGCTCCAGGTGACTGGGTCGCGGACGCGCGCCTTCCGGGGGAAATTCAACCCGCGTCCGGGCGCGCGCTACTTCGCCTTGAGGGTGCGGATGTATCCCACCAGCGCGTCGATCTGCGCGGGCGTGAGCTTGTCCTTGAAGGCCTTCATCTTGGAGTTCTTGGGGGAGCCCTCGGCGATGGCCTGGCGGATGTCCGCGTCGGATTCGGCTGCCTGCCAGGCGGCCAGGCTCATGTCGGCGATGGACTCCTTCTGGCCCATCTTCGTCTGCGCCTTGCCGTCGTCGCCGTGGCAGGACTTGCACTTGGCCTTCCACACCTCCGCGACGTCGTCCGCGTAGGCGCTCGAGCTCAGACAGAGGGTCATCACCAGGGCGAACCGCTTCATCATCGTCTCGTATCCTCGGGCTTCACCGCCGGTGGCGGTGGGGGGCGCAAGTCACGCGCCGGGGGCCGGCGTCGCCGCGCCTGGGCGAGTATAGAGCCCCCGTCCGTCGGGGGAAGCCCGCGAGGCGCGCGGGCCCGGGAGCGGCTCAGGCGTCCTGCGTGGCGTTGGCGCGCGCGACGGCGAACAGGCTCATGCCCACCGGCAGCTTCACCTGGGCCTCGGCGCGGGCGAACAGGGGGGCCAGCGTGTCGTAGAGCTTGAGCTGGAGCTTGGGCACGGAGCGGCGGCGCAACAGGCGGCTGTTGACGAACCAGCCCGGCATGCCCACCAGGTTCATCCACTCCAGCGTCTCGACCTCGAAGCCGTTGTGCTCCAGCACCGCGCGCAGCGTGTCCGGCGTGTAGCGGCGGTAGTGGCCCACCGCCTCGTCGATGCTGCCGAACAGCTGGGGGAGCGCGGGCACGAGGATGACCACCCGGCCGCCGGGGGTGAGAATCTGCCGGAAGCGCCGCACCGCCGCGCCGTCGTCGGGGATGTGCTCCAGCACGTTGGAGAGGACGATGGTGTCCAGCCGCTCCTTCTGGAGCGACTCCCAGTCCGCGAGCGCCACGTCGGACAGGTACGGGCGGATGTGGGGGTGGCCCCGGAAGAGGTTCTTCAGGCGGTCCACGTAGAAGGGGTCCACCTCCAGGGCGATGAGCAGCTCCAGGCCCGCCTCCAGCTCGCGGGTGATGGTGCCGATGCCGGAGCCGATTTCGAGCACGCGGCGGCCCAGGTGCTCGCGGAAGCGGCGTCCCAGCCACTGGTTGTAGTGGACGGCGCCGTCCATGCGCTCCAGGGTGGTGTAGCCCTCGTGCTGGTTGTCCGCGTCGTCGCGCACGGTGGCGTAGCGCACCAGGGTGCGCAGCTGGGACAGGCGCGCGGCGCGAGGGCGGCGGGGCACGGCCTGCAGCGGCAGCGCCACCTCCGTGAAGCGGTACAGCTGCGCGGCCAGCTTCACCACCAGCTCCGCGTCCACCGCGTCGTCGTCGCTGGTGAGGCTGACGGAGCGCAGCGCGTCCGTGCGGAAGGCGCGCACGCCGCTGAGCGGGTCGCTGACGGCCACGTCGGTGACGAAGCGGGTGACCTGTCCCAGGGCGCGCTCGGCGAGCAGCTGGGGCGCGAGCCCCGTGGCGGTGCGGCGGCCGAAGACGACGTCCGCGGTGTCCGCGTGGAGGGGGCCCAGCAGCGACTCGTAGGCGTCCGGGGCGTAGGCGGCGTCCGGGTCCTGGAGGATGGTGACCGCGCCCGTCACGCGGGGCAGCGCCGCCCGGATGGCCGCGCCCTTGCCCCCCTGCACGTGCAGGACGTGCAGCCCCGGGCGGGGGGGCACGCTCGGCTCGCCCTCTCCAGCCAGCACCACCTCCGCCCTGCCAGCGAGCTCCCGCGCGAAGTGGGAGGCGGCGTCAACGGTGGAGGGGGAGAAGGGGAGGATGACCGAGTGCGAAAAGTTCACGTCGCGCTCCCTAGCACAGGCGGCCGGGTCGCGCGCGTGCTCCCCCCTGGCGTCGGGTGCATGGTGGGCGTCCGGGCGACGGCGGAACGATGGACAACCCGGGGCGGACACGGCACGCTCGATGGCCCTGGCGTAGGTGTGGGTGTAGGTCGGGGGTGGCCGTGTGTGCCGGACCGGTGCTCCACCGCGGCGCTCTCAGGAGAGACGAGACGTGGAAGGAACCGTGTTCGACCCGGCGGGTGGCGCCGGCGGCCCGACGCCCGCGGGAGTGATGGCGAAGCTGCGCGCGCTGTGGCGGCGCAAGTGGATCATCCTGGGCGTGGCCGTGGTGGTGGTGGGGTTGTCGGCGGCCCACACGTTGCGCCAGCCCAAGGTCTACTCCGCCAGCACCTCGCTCATCATCGACGTGATGGCGCCTCGCTTCCTCGACACCGAGGTGAAGGAGGTCATGGGCGAGGAGCGCAGCAACTACTGGTTCAACAAGGAGTACTACGCCACGCAGAGCGAGGTCATCACCTCGCGCGCGGTGGCCAGCCGCGTGGTGGACAAGCTGGGGCTGTCCACGGACGCGGGCTTCCTGGGCCTTTCGAAGGTCCAGGACGAGAAGGCGCGCGTGCAGGCGATGCAGGCCGCGGACGCGGTGGGGTTGCTCCAGTCGCGCATCCGCGTGGTGCCGGAGAAGGACTCGCGGGTGATGAACATCGCGGTGGACGACGAGGACGCCCAGCGCGCGGCCCTGCTCGCCAACGAGGTGGCCGGCGCGTACATGGCGGAGAACCTGGCGCTCAAGCTGCGCATGACGGACGACGCCCGCAGCTGGCTGGAGGGGCGCCTGTCGGAGCTTGAGAGCCAGTCCAAGACGAGCGAGCTGGCGGTCTTCGACTTCAAGAAGGACGCGGACATGCTGTCCACGTCGCTCGAGTCGAGGATGAGCATCGTCAGCGAGCGCATCAACAGCTTCAACCTGCACCTCACGGAGGTGAGCACGCGCATCGCCGCCCTCCAGGCGCGGATGGAGGCCATCCAGAAGTTGCGCAAGACGGCGGCGGACGACGAGACGTGGGCGGAGGCGCTGCCGGGCGCCAAGGACGGCGTCATCCAGGACCTGCGCAAGGCGTACACGGACGCGCGAATCCTGTGCGCGGAGCTGGGGGAGCGCTACCTGCCCGAGCACCCCAAGCTCCTGGAGTGCCAGGGCAAGCTGGCGGTGATTCGCGGCGACTTCCTCAAGAGCCTGCAGAACGTGGTGCGCTCGGCGGAGACGGAGCTGACGGAGGCGGAGGCCCAGCGCAAGAACCTGGTGCGCCTGTTGGACGAGGCGAAGGCCGAGGCGTTCCAGGTGAACAAGAAGTCCATCGAGTTCGACCGGCTCAAGCGCGAGTCGGACAACAACCAGCGGCTCTACGACCTGGTGCTCAAGCGGCTCAAGGACATCGAGCTGTCGGGCCTGCTGCGCACCAGCAACGTGCGCGTGCTGGACCCGGCCCGTCCGGTGTGGACGCCGGTGAAGCCCAACGTGCGGCGCAACCTGATGATGGGGCTGGTGCTGGGCGTGCTCGCGGGGCTGGGCATGGCGCTGCTGCTGGACCTGCTGGAGAACAGCGTGTCCACGCAGGCGGACGTGGAGGAGCGGCTGGGGCTGGCCTTCCTGGGCGTCATGCCGCGCATCGAGGGCAACAAGGCGCCGCGCGAGCGGGACCTGTACGTCCACCGGGAGCCCAAGTCGTCCGTGGCGGAGTGCTGCCGGGCCATCCGCACCAACCTGCTGTTCATGTCGCCGGACACGCCCTTCAAGACGCTGGTGGTGACGTCCAGCGGGCCGCAGGAGGGCAAGTCCACCACGTGCATCAGCCTGGGCGTGGCCATGGCCCAGAGCGGCAACCGGGTGTTGCTGCTGGACACGGACATGCGCCGGCCCCGGCTGCACCGCGCCTTCGGGGTGCCCAACGAGCTGGGCATCTCCTCGCTGGTGGTGGGCGAGGGGGCGCTGGAGGCGGCGGTGAAGAGCACGGAGGTGCCGGGGCTGTTCGTGCTGCCGTGTGGCCCGCTGCCGCCCAACCCGGCGGAGCTGCTGCACACGCGCGCCTTCGCGGAGCTGCTCAAGCAGGTGGCGGGGAAGTTCGACCGCGTCATCCTGGACAGCCCGCCGCTCAACGCGGTGGCGGACGCGGCGGTGCTGGCCACTCAGTCGGACGGAGTGGTGCTGGTGCTCAAGGCGGGGAAGACGAACCGCGAGTCCGCGCGCCGCGCGCTGCGCTCGCTGGCGGACGTGCAGGCGCGCATGTACGGCGCCATCCTCAACGACGTGGACCTGCGGGCGCCGCGCTATGGGGACTCGTACCTGGCCTACCAGGGCTACGGGCAGTACGCCGCCGAGGAGTCGAAGGACGGGGTGGCGCAGTCGTGAGCGCGCCCATGGCGGGCGCGGGCCTGCGTGTGCTGCACCTGGGCAAGTTCTATCCGCCGGCCTCCGGGGGCATCGAGAGCCACGTGCAGACGCTGGCCCGGGCCCAGGCCGCGCTGGGCGCGCAGGTGGAGGTGCTGTGCGCCAACCACTCCGTGGACGGCACGGGCACCAGCCACGAGTTCCACGGGCGCAGCCCCACCCGCGAGGATTGGGACGGGCTGGTGCGCGTGGTGCGGCTGGGGCGCGCCGCCTCCGTGGCGCGCATGGACGTGCTGCCCCAGCTGC includes these proteins:
- a CDS encoding GumC family protein, which produces MEGTVFDPAGGAGGPTPAGVMAKLRALWRRKWIILGVAVVVVGLSAAHTLRQPKVYSASTSLIIDVMAPRFLDTEVKEVMGEERSNYWFNKEYYATQSEVITSRAVASRVVDKLGLSTDAGFLGLSKVQDEKARVQAMQAADAVGLLQSRIRVVPEKDSRVMNIAVDDEDAQRAALLANEVAGAYMAENLALKLRMTDDARSWLEGRLSELESQSKTSELAVFDFKKDADMLSTSLESRMSIVSERINSFNLHLTEVSTRIAALQARMEAIQKLRKTAADDETWAEALPGAKDGVIQDLRKAYTDARILCAELGERYLPEHPKLLECQGKLAVIRGDFLKSLQNVVRSAETELTEAEAQRKNLVRLLDEAKAEAFQVNKKSIEFDRLKRESDNNQRLYDLVLKRLKDIELSGLLRTSNVRVLDPARPVWTPVKPNVRRNLMMGLVLGVLAGLGMALLLDLLENSVSTQADVEERLGLAFLGVMPRIEGNKAPRERDLYVHREPKSSVAECCRAIRTNLLFMSPDTPFKTLVVTSSGPQEGKSTTCISLGVAMAQSGNRVLLLDTDMRRPRLHRAFGVPNELGISSLVVGEGALEAAVKSTEVPGLFVLPCGPLPPNPAELLHTRAFAELLKQVAGKFDRVILDSPPLNAVADAAVLATQSDGVVLVLKAGKTNRESARRALRSLADVQARMYGAILNDVDLRAPRYGDSYLAYQGYGQYAAEESKDGVAQS
- a CDS encoding methyltransferase domain-containing protein; translation: MNFSHSVILPFSPSTVDAASHFARELAGRAEVVLAGEGEPSVPPRPGLHVLHVQGGKGAAIRAALPRVTGAVTILQDPDAAYAPDAYESLLGPLHADTADVVFGRRTATGLAPQLLAERALGQVTRFVTDVAVSDPLSGVRAFRTDALRSVSLTSDDDAVDAELVVKLAAQLYRFTEVALPLQAVPRRPRAARLSQLRTLVRYATVRDDADNQHEGYTTLERMDGAVHYNQWLGRRFREHLGRRVLEIGSGIGTITRELEAGLELLIALEVDPFYVDRLKNLFRGHPHIRPYLSDVALADWESLQKERLDTIVLSNVLEHIPDDGAAVRRFRQILTPGGRVVILVPALPQLFGSIDEAVGHYRRYTPDTLRAVLEHNGFEVETLEWMNLVGMPGWFVNSRLLRRRSVPKLQLKLYDTLAPLFARAEAQVKLPVGMSLFAVARANATQDA